CACTTGTACTTGCACATACGATTCGATCGATACTTACAAGTAGGCATGTACATAAGGAATATGAGCGTTTTGAGTTTATACTTAGCGGTTCAACAGATATGAAACGTTTTACAACCGATAAAGTATCGCCGTTGCGGAACGTGATCGATTGTGTCTACGTCTCGGACCTTTCGGACGACGAGGCCGACCTGGTGTTACGCCGGGGATTCGACTTTCATCAGCTTGCTGTGCCCGAAGGTGTGCGCAGACGCATCGTCGAATGGACCAACGGCCACCCCTATCTGACACAATTGACAGGCAAATATCTGGTTGAATATTACCAGGCAACCGGGGCCGTTCCCGATGAGCATGTGGTGCAGCAGGCTGTCGACGACATCCTGGAGCAGGAAGACAGAAACCTGCCGCATGTGCGCCGGCTGCTGGACAATGGCGCACCTCAGCTTTGGAGCTACACTAAACGAATAATGGCAGGCAAACCGCCAGTTCGTTTTAGCCGCAGCAATGACCATCTGGCCGATCTGGAACTGTGTGGAGTGATTCGAGTCTTCGACGGCCATTGCCTGATTCGAAACAGAGTCTACGAGCGGGCCTTGCAAACATGGATGGGTGAGCGCAAACAACATGATGATGAACCGCAATCCGCGATTCGCAAACTGGTTTGGCATCTTGGCCGTCCGATCCGAAGCCTTTCCTCTTCACAGAAGTCTGTGTTGTTTGTCATCGTTATTACGCTCATTGTCGA
The genomic region above belongs to Caldilineales bacterium and contains:
- a CDS encoding AAA-like domain-containing protein, translated to MFQTEGPLHPSSPLFVGRAAEIQKLLDWVERADCVGAVSGARQTGKTSLLLQLQQRSQNKYGFVFIDLEAIYRADTKLCYSFICREVREQLSTYLHSYHSIEQVCDSSSFLRFITEIANDMSIMRVAIVLDEIGALPNDTSLVLAHTIRSILTSRHVHKEYERFEFILSGSTDMKRFTTDKVSPLRNVIDCVYVSDLSDDEADLVLRRGFDFHQLAVPEGVRRRIVEWTNGHPYLTQLTGKYLVEYYQATGAVPDEHVVQQAVDDILEQEDRNLPHVRRLLDNGAPQLWSYTKRIMAGKPPVRFSRSNDHLADLELCGVIRVFDGHCLIRNRVYERALQTWMGERKQHDDEPQSAIRKLVWHLGRPIRSLSSSQKSVLFVIVITLIVDTLINWTEAPGWLRGRPWLWGTALGLAVLVSIAISLIQARGPKPDPTKTQNQDRDNDPVVEQAEH